One genomic segment of Chelonia mydas isolate rCheMyd1 chromosome 1, rCheMyd1.pri.v2, whole genome shotgun sequence includes these proteins:
- the SOX10 gene encoding transcription factor SOX-10, whose product MTDDQDLSEVEMSPVGSEDHHCLSPGPSMASDTTSHLTSSGSGEMGKVKKEQQDSETDDDKFPVCIREAVSQVLSGYDWTLVPMPVRVNGSNKSKPHVKRPMNAFMVWAQAARRKLADQYPHLHNAELSKTLGKLWRLLNESDKRPFIEEAERLRMQHKKDHPDYKYQPRRRKNGKASQGEGEGQAEGEAGGAAAIQAHYKNAHLDHRHPGEGSPMSDGHPEHSSGQSHGPPTPPTTPKTELQAGKADSKREGRSLGEGGKPHIDFGNVDIGEISHEVMSNMETFDVNEFDQYLPPNGHAGHPGHVGGYAAAAAAGYGLGSALAAASGHSAWISKQHGVSLSAGTSSVVDSKAQVKTEGSAPGGHYTDQPSTSQIAYTSLSLPHYGSAFPSISRPQFDYPDHQPSGPYYSHSSQASGLYSAFSYMGPSQRPLYTAISDPAPSVPQSHSPTHWEQPVYTTLSRP is encoded by the exons ATGACAGATGACCAAGACCTTTCAGAGGTGGAAATGAGCCCGGTGGGTTCCGAAGACCATCACTGCCTCTCACCAGGACCTTCCATGGCATCAGATACCACCTCTCACCTCACCAGCTCCGGGAGCGGCGAGATGGGGAAGGTCAAGAAGGAACAGCAAGACTCAGAGACGGACGACGATAAGTTCCCCGTGTGCATCCGGGAGGCAGTGAGCCAGGTGCTGAGTGGCTACGATTGGACCCTGGTGCCCATGCCTGTGCGGGTCAATGGGAGCAACAAAAGCAAACCCCATGTCAAGCGGCCCATGAACGCCTTCATGGTGTGGGCACAAGCTGCCCGCAGGAAATTGGCTGACCAGTACCCTCACCTCCACAATGCAGAGCTCAGTAAGACCCTCGGGAAGCTCTGGAG GTTATTGAATGAAAGCGACAAGCGGCCCTTCATCGAAGAGGCAGAGCGACTTAGGATGCAGCACAAGAAGGACCACCCCGATTACAAGTACCAGCCGCGCCGGCGGAAAAATGGCAAGGCCTCCCAGGGCGAGGGTGAGGGCCAAGCCGAGGGAGAAGCTGGCGGGGCTGCAGCTATCCAGGCCCACTATAAGAATGCCCACTTGGATCACAGACATCCTGGGGAAGGATCCCCCATGTCTGACGGGCACCCCGAGCACTCCTCAG GTCAGAGCCATGGaccccccactcctccaacaaCTCCAAAGACGGAACTCCAGGCAGGCAAAGCTGACTCCAAGCGGGAAGGGCGCTctcttggggaagggggaaagcctCACATTGACTTTGGCAACGTGGATATAGGGGAGATCAGCCATGAAGTGATGTCCAACATGGAGACCTTCGACGTCAATGAATTCGACCAGTACCTGCCACCCAATGGACACGCTGGCCATCCAGGCCATGTTGGGGGCTATGCGGCAGCAGCGGCCGCTGGCTACGGCCTCGGGAgtgccctggctgcagccagtgGACACTCTGCCTGGATCTCCAAGCAGCATGGAGTCTCCTTATCTGCTGGCACATCATCAGTGGTGGACTCCAAGGCACAGGTGAAAACAGAGGGTTCTGCCCCTGGAGGCCATTACACTGACCAGCCCTCCACTTCCCAGATAGCATACACGTCCCTGAGCCTGCCCCACTATGGCTCGGCTTTCCCCTCCATCTCCAGGCCCCAGTTTGACTACCCGGACCACCAGCCCTCGGGACCCTACTATAGCCACTCCAGCCAAGCCTCTGGCCTCTACTCTGCCTTCTCATACATGGGACCCTCACAACGTCCCCTATACACTGCCATCTCTGACCCTGCACCCTCTGTGCCACAGTCCCACAGCCCCACACATTGGGAACAGCCCGTGTATACAACTCTCTCCAGACCATAG